The Cylindrospermopsis curvispora GIHE-G1 genome contains a region encoding:
- a CDS encoding WYL domain-containing protein — MSPICHCLIGLPGSGKSTFARQWVEYDPNCVIISTDTIRGELFGDESIQGDWNLIEQEVLNRVKVAVASGRSVIYDATNFKRSQRMDILQKFACVGAETWMGWYLKIPLDECCRRNEQRQRQVGKNIIESFNKQLINFEPIEAEGFAKVNVVPMVNGKYDFSLVAKQIKSLPRSIVNRRNCSQKKTLHHYSGLIDFERLMYLISLIIKFPGLGLLHEINPDLLQKELVGNVQPITDSLDEISALMSRKYHSIYAQPEALANDLQWLEKNGILNEQGLASEILVGEYTGNIDKFEAHTYSDSDAFLRLITIIRCLVHFPCFRHEEDEDKTVQEIFFESLKKYIVGFSQDTLRKDIQRVLHPYKILPKDIMKRAYFVGNAILNKHELVQVYKVLRSHAKDLDDPISLSIYEGIEKKLELSQILRPQKNKKADSKEPGESESQDSTQTDSEDYTDDYRVRAIADSPGIDLEKLSDNAAYKKLDQLTEAILSGQLLELIRFANTGRHLNDPYPNQLFQVWPLQIVFSKIGWYLGYETKGGKADKLFRFERLDRFSINEYLPTKRDKKEQKAALSKLEKLYQSSYSLFLGNSVDEQQKYLNPKQRSSVEITVEIWCEESIFNFLSERTKRLPHNKIKFSKRSGKRISQGETIFVLPLTEDSKYPYCCQLTLPCWSIEDIDLRRWIIGFGDKVKVVQPLEIREQIKLMADGINKLYQ, encoded by the coding sequence ATGTCTCCAATTTGTCATTGTCTTATCGGTCTTCCTGGTTCCGGAAAGTCAACCTTTGCTCGTCAGTGGGTGGAATATGATCCTAATTGTGTAATAATCTCTACAGATACAATTCGGGGGGAGTTGTTTGGTGATGAAAGTATACAAGGTGATTGGAATTTAATTGAACAGGAGGTATTGAATAGGGTTAAAGTTGCTGTTGCTTCTGGTCGTTCTGTAATTTATGATGCTACAAATTTTAAGCGATCGCAACGTATGGATATATTGCAAAAGTTTGCATGTGTAGGTGCAGAAACTTGGATGGGTTGGTATTTAAAAATACCCTTAGATGAATGTTGCCGCAGAAATGAACAGCGACAACGGCAAGTTGGTAAAAACATAATTGAGAGTTTCAACAAGCAGTTAATAAACTTTGAACCCATTGAAGCAGAGGGTTTTGCTAAAGTAAATGTTGTGCCAATGGTAAATGGCAAATATGACTTTTCTCTAGTTGCAAAACAGATTAAAAGTTTACCTCGTTCTATTGTTAATCGTCGTAATTGTAGCCAGAAGAAAACTTTACATCACTATTCTGGTTTAATTGATTTTGAACGATTAATGTATTTGATTTCGTTAATTATTAAATTCCCTGGGTTGGGTTTACTCCATGAAATTAATCCTGATCTTTTACAAAAGGAGTTAGTTGGTAATGTTCAACCTATAACAGATTCTTTAGATGAAATATCTGCATTAATGTCGCGTAAGTATCATTCTATTTATGCTCAACCCGAAGCTTTAGCTAATGATTTGCAATGGTTAGAAAAAAATGGAATTCTTAATGAACAAGGATTAGCATCAGAAATTTTGGTTGGTGAATATACAGGAAATATTGATAAATTTGAGGCACATACCTATTCTGATAGTGATGCCTTTTTACGATTAATAACAATTATTCGCTGTTTGGTACACTTCCCTTGTTTTCGCCATGAGGAAGACGAGGATAAAACAGTTCAAGAGATATTTTTTGAAAGCTTGAAAAAATATATTGTTGGTTTTAGTCAAGACACACTGCGTAAAGATATTCAAAGAGTTTTACACCCCTATAAAATATTACCTAAGGATATTATGAAACGTGCTTATTTTGTTGGCAATGCAATTTTAAATAAACATGAACTGGTACAGGTTTATAAAGTGCTTCGTTCTCATGCTAAAGATTTAGATGATCCTATTTCTTTATCTATTTATGAAGGGATTGAGAAAAAGTTAGAATTAAGTCAAATATTGCGTCCTCAGAAGAACAAAAAAGCAGATTCTAAAGAGCCTGGTGAATCAGAGTCTCAGGATTCTACTCAAACCGATTCTGAGGACTATACTGATGATTACCGAGTGAGAGCGATCGCTGATAGTCCCGGTATTGATCTGGAAAAATTGTCAGACAACGCAGCTTACAAGAAACTAGATCAACTTACCGAAGCTATTTTATCAGGTCAATTATTAGAACTTATCCGCTTTGCAAATACAGGACGTCATCTTAATGATCCCTATCCTAACCAACTATTCCAAGTCTGGCCTTTACAAATTGTATTTTCAAAAATAGGCTGGTATTTAGGCTACGAAACCAAAGGTGGAAAAGCTGATAAATTATTTAGATTTGAGCGATTAGATCGCTTTTCTATTAATGAGTATTTACCAACAAAACGCGACAAAAAAGAACAGAAAGCAGCTTTATCTAAATTAGAAAAATTATACCAATCTAGCTATAGTTTATTTTTAGGTAATAGCGTTGACGAACAGCAAAAGTATTTAAATCCTAAACAACGTTCTTCTGTAGAAATTACAGTAGAAATATGGTGTGAAGAAAGCATTTTTAATTTTCTGAGTGAAAGAACTAAACGATTACCTCATAATAAAATTAAATTCTCAAAGCGATCAGGAAAAAGAATTTCACAAGGGGAGACGATATTTGTTTTACCACTAACAGAAGATTCTAAGTATCCTTATTGTTGCCAACTGACTTTACCCTGTTGGAGTATTGAGGATATAGACCTCAGACGTTGGATTATTGGTTTTGGAGATAAAGTTAAGGTTGTACAACCATTGGAGATTCGGGAACAAATTAAGTTAATGGCGGATGGGATTAATAAGCTATATCAGTAG
- a CDS encoding type II toxin-antitoxin system HicA family toxin yields MKSVSGKSLCKIVERYGWNLKRITGSHHIYVREGMSVILSIPVHGNRDLPTGTLKSILKDAGLIEEDLD; encoded by the coding sequence ATGAAATCCGTTTCTGGTAAGTCTCTGTGTAAGATTGTTGAACGCTATGGATGGAATCTAAAAAGGATTACAGGTAGTCATCATATCTATGTTAGGGAAGGTATGAGTGTGATTCTTTCTATACCTGTTCATGGAAATCGTGATCTACCTACGGGTACACTGAAAAGTATTTTGAAAGATGCTGGTTTGATTGAAGAAGATTTAGACTAA
- a CDS encoding type II toxin-antitoxin system HicB family antitoxin — protein MKIKAIIWEEDGVWCGSVPALPGCHTWGESYEHLLEMLKDAVQGWLEVASQQEEVEPQKQLIELSL, from the coding sequence ATGAAAATAAAAGCAATTATTTGGGAAGAAGACGGTGTATGGTGTGGTTCTGTACCAGCTTTACCAGGATGTCATACCTGGGGTGAAAGTTACGAACATTTATTAGAAATGTTGAAAGATGCTGTTCAAGGTTGGTTAGAAGTTGCTAGTCAGCAAGAAGAAGTTGAACCACAAAAACAGTTAATTGAGTTATCTTTATGA
- the cas2 gene encoding CRISPR-associated endonuclease Cas2, with the protein MFLYVIAYDVPDDKRRKKVADLLEGYGQRVQYSVFECQLSTQQYRDLHSRLKKIIKLQEDNIRFYPLSKHTIPQIEAWGVGVPIVQLPNSIII; encoded by the coding sequence ATGTTTTTATATGTAATTGCCTACGATGTTCCTGATGATAAAAGGCGCAAGAAAGTAGCTGATTTACTAGAAGGTTATGGTCAGCGAGTGCAGTATTCCGTATTTGAGTGTCAACTAAGCACACAGCAATATCGTGATTTGCATTCCCGACTGAAAAAGATTATCAAGTTACAAGAGGATAATATTAGATTTTATCCTTTATCTAAACATACCATTCCTCAAATAGAAGCTTGGGGAGTGGGAGTACCCATAGTGCAATTACCCAATTCTATTATTATCTGA
- the cas1 gene encoding CRISPR-associated endonuclease Cas1: MQTLYVSEQNCYICLQKEILVVKRGEVTQAQVQLPLLEQILIFGSSQVTTQVVRACLLRDIPIAYLSRMGYCYGRILPISRGYRQLSRYQQQLSAMEKLVTAREIIKSKIKNSRVLLQRQKKKTASANLERVLESLNYLAEQTASADSCERLMGIEGAGAAQYFSAFGECLSNENFIFLGRSRRPPGNQVNAMLSFGYQVLWNHLLALIEIQGLDPYYGCLHQGHDGHPALASDLIEEFRSPLIDSLVMWLINRNIFDVGADFEFIKGGCYLNNSGRKKFLQAFLQRMTEEVQTEDGTKQPKWDLLTQQVRAFKQFVYNPAHHYRPYRIH, from the coding sequence ATGCAAACCCTGTATGTTTCTGAGCAAAACTGCTACATTTGCTTGCAAAAAGAGATATTAGTGGTAAAAAGAGGTGAAGTTACACAAGCACAAGTGCAGTTACCCTTATTAGAACAGATACTAATATTTGGTAGTTCCCAGGTAACCACTCAAGTAGTTCGAGCCTGTTTGTTGCGCGACATTCCTATTGCCTATTTATCCAGAATGGGTTACTGCTATGGCAGAATTTTACCAATATCGAGAGGATATCGCCAACTGTCTCGTTATCAACAACAACTTTCTGCTATGGAAAAATTAGTAACAGCGAGGGAGATTATTAAAAGTAAAATAAAGAACAGTAGAGTATTATTGCAAAGACAGAAGAAAAAAACAGCATCTGCTAATTTAGAACGTGTTTTAGAAAGCCTTAATTATTTAGCAGAGCAAACTGCATCAGCTGACAGTTGTGAGAGACTAATGGGGATAGAAGGCGCTGGTGCTGCCCAATATTTTTCAGCTTTTGGGGAATGTCTTAGCAACGAGAATTTTATTTTTTTAGGTCGCAGTCGTCGTCCCCCTGGAAACCAGGTCAACGCCATGTTGAGTTTTGGATATCAAGTGCTTTGGAATCATCTATTGGCACTAATAGAAATTCAAGGTTTAGATCCTTACTATGGTTGTTTGCATCAAGGTCATGATGGTCATCCAGCATTAGCTTCTGATTTAATTGAAGAGTTTCGCTCCCCATTAATAGACTCATTGGTTATGTGGTTAATCAATCGCAATATTTTTGATGTAGGAGCTGATTTTGAGTTTATAAAAGGGGGATGTTATTTAAATAATTCAGGAAGAAAAAAGTTTTTACAAGCTTTTTTGCAAAGAATGACAGAGGAAGTACAAACGGAGGATGGAACTAAACAACCAAAGTGGGACTTACTCACTCAACAGGTAAGAGCTTTTAAGCAGTTTGTTTACAATCCTGCCCATCACTATCGTCCATATAGAATACATTAG
- the csx18 gene encoding CRISPR-associated protein Csx18, whose protein sequence is MYISRRSATLRNISVAVVNGIITLVILLIAPLGLAAVIINTILITFATYFVSNIADRIVWWLQSESRKDMEAGGNEYSAVKKSNLQRWWR, encoded by the coding sequence GTGTATATTTCACGTCGCTCTGCCACTCTTAGAAACATTTCTGTTGCCGTTGTTAATGGAATTATCACCTTGGTAATTTTATTGATTGCGCCCTTGGGATTAGCAGCAGTTATTATCAATACAATACTGATAACATTTGCTACTTATTTTGTATCCAATATTGCTGATAGGATAGTATGGTGGTTACAGTCAGAATCGAGGAAAGATATGGAAGCTGGTGGAAACGAATATTCTGCTGTCAAGAAGTCAAATTTACAACGTTGGTGGCGTTAA
- a CDS encoding Cas10/Cmr2 second palm domain-containing protein — translation MGKYSVVTFAPVQGFIEKSRKLRDLYGASLILSYLSKKIAKHVDQDPDLRLISPASPNILKGMPNRILIKGELTKETAEHIILCSWKELLKHCREWIEGNITNCGPYYWEREWSLWGSHAWEVFQGSGDTIIAAMSDLEVKKLSRDWSAVNWIGESSSLSGSDGIAFPDLGSSHRNPQTLNYGWEKEQIQNFYTELAKLTDNTEEENPEGKFIAVNEKLSIPELVKRLITWHEIQKGINIERSLTNFREIQRKPTETFKGQWTGWFMGDGDRVGYHLQKLARMEDPDTAIHNFSLAIRQWGRDFERGFDLGKVVYAGGDDFLGVIYSQDPSLSVSPLTAYEWLLGLNDTWKKHEQEISLSVGFVWVAGSVPQRDVLQHCREAEKVAKSRGRNRITMRILFNSGQYVQWTCPWDYLDILTKYKDREGKANWSHIYQDLAYLKSRRAFDIDDRTNVNKTKLVEITALVTALHFLDLYFPSQDSEPSLVTTLINQMNKNQEELAQKLSGFSDDADTIEKAKAIIDWITDLVEVGWHLCSIT, via the coding sequence ATGGGTAAGTATAGTGTTGTCACTTTTGCTCCCGTACAAGGTTTCATCGAAAAGTCCCGTAAACTACGAGACTTGTATGGTGCATCCCTGATTTTATCTTATTTAAGTAAAAAAATAGCCAAACATGTGGATCAAGATCCAGATTTAAGGCTAATTTCTCCCGCAAGTCCTAACATTCTCAAGGGAATGCCCAATCGTATTCTAATTAAGGGGGAACTCACAAAAGAAACAGCTGAGCATATTATACTCTGTTCCTGGAAGGAATTACTAAAACATTGCCGAGAATGGATAGAGGGTAATATTACCAACTGTGGTCCATATTACTGGGAGAGAGAATGGAGTTTATGGGGTTCCCACGCATGGGAAGTATTCCAAGGCTCTGGTGATACTATTATTGCTGCAATGTCTGACCTAGAAGTTAAAAAGTTATCCCGCGATTGGAGCGCTGTCAATTGGATTGGCGAAAGTTCTAGTTTAAGTGGATCCGATGGTATTGCATTCCCTGATCTGGGCTCAAGTCATCGCAATCCTCAAACTTTGAATTATGGGTGGGAAAAAGAACAAATTCAAAATTTCTATACTGAATTAGCTAAATTAACCGACAATACGGAGGAAGAAAATCCCGAAGGTAAATTTATTGCAGTCAATGAAAAACTCAGTATTCCCGAACTGGTTAAACGTCTCATAACATGGCACGAAATTCAAAAGGGAATTAATATAGAGCGATCGCTCACAAATTTTAGAGAAATACAACGTAAACCAACGGAAACCTTTAAGGGTCAGTGGACAGGATGGTTTATGGGGGATGGTGATAGAGTCGGATATCACTTGCAAAAACTAGCTAGGATGGAAGATCCTGATACTGCAATTCACAATTTCAGCCTAGCTATACGACAATGGGGTAGAGATTTTGAACGAGGATTCGATTTAGGTAAGGTAGTTTATGCTGGTGGTGATGACTTTTTAGGGGTAATTTATAGTCAAGATCCTAGTCTTTCTGTCTCCCCATTAACTGCTTATGAGTGGTTGCTGGGTTTAAATGATACATGGAAAAAACATGAACAAGAAATTTCATTGAGTGTTGGTTTTGTCTGGGTAGCAGGTAGTGTGCCTCAGCGAGATGTTTTACAACACTGTCGGGAAGCTGAAAAAGTAGCTAAGTCTCGGGGAAGAAATAGGATAACTATGCGCATACTATTTAACAGTGGTCAGTATGTTCAGTGGACTTGTCCTTGGGACTATTTGGATATTCTAACCAAATACAAAGACAGAGAAGGAAAAGCAAATTGGAGTCACATTTATCAAGATTTGGCATATTTAAAATCCCGGCGTGCTTTTGATATTGATGATCGTACTAATGTCAATAAAACTAAACTGGTTGAAATAACAGCCTTGGTAACAGCTTTGCATTTTTTAGATCTTTACTTCCCTAGTCAAGATTCTGAACCAAGTTTGGTTACTACCTTGATCAATCAAATGAATAAAAATCAAGAGGAATTAGCTCAAAAATTATCAGGATTTAGTGATGATGCTGATACCATAGAAAAGGCAAAAGCTATTATTGATTGGATTACGGACTTAGTAGAAGTAGGTTGGCATTTATGTTCAATTACTTAA
- a CDS encoding type III-B CRISPR module-associated Cmr3 family protein — protein sequence MFNYLISISPLGLMYGSAGAFLSPENLVGRSGAKFPPEAATLAGLIFSINKVNNKRSQVELRDNLYVAGPFWAKSDNPQNFFVPIPRNKIIGKKEWGEWNIQNGEWYLPNKQDNKQEEKLDYKLESDYNWQTIESWKLPTKELVKASKPSNDSCNLANDPWKFVSFLHPKIEFSARRVEKSDGLFLENSVQLPDDVCLVYLSTYDIDNGWYKFGGENHIVEITCKKLQPKTKELLQQPIGKSFALLTPGVWGSNRISHRYPHPEDDSHPFPQVVQLLTDKAVPYRFRSQGTLGRGRYAVPAGSVYLLKEPINQPWWKWDEKWFPNEGYSLKKVGCGLCLPVEIQGIN from the coding sequence ATGTTCAATTACTTAATTAGTATTAGTCCTTTGGGACTTATGTATGGCAGTGCGGGGGCATTTTTATCTCCGGAAAACTTAGTAGGTCGCTCTGGTGCTAAATTCCCCCCTGAAGCTGCTACTTTGGCGGGTCTCATATTTAGCATCAATAAGGTCAATAACAAGCGATCTCAAGTAGAATTAAGAGATAATTTGTATGTAGCTGGGCCCTTTTGGGCAAAGTCAGATAATCCACAGAACTTTTTTGTTCCCATACCACGCAATAAAATTATTGGCAAAAAAGAATGGGGAGAGTGGAATATCCAAAATGGCGAATGGTATTTGCCTAACAAGCAGGATAATAAACAAGAGGAGAAGCTAGACTATAAATTGGAGTCAGATTATAATTGGCAAACCATAGAGTCGTGGAAATTACCTACCAAAGAACTAGTCAAAGCTAGTAAACCTAGTAATGATTCTTGTAACCTTGCTAATGATCCTTGGAAATTTGTTTCTTTTCTCCACCCGAAAATTGAGTTTTCAGCAAGACGCGTTGAAAAATCCGATGGATTGTTTTTAGAAAACTCCGTACAACTACCAGATGATGTTTGTTTAGTCTATTTATCCACTTATGATATCGATAATGGTTGGTATAAATTCGGGGGCGAAAATCACATTGTGGAAATAACCTGTAAAAAACTTCAACCCAAAACCAAGGAATTACTCCAACAACCCATTGGTAAAAGTTTTGCCTTATTGACACCGGGAGTATGGGGATCCAACCGTATTTCTCACCGTTATCCCCACCCAGAAGATGACAGTCATCCCTTTCCCCAGGTTGTGCAATTACTCACAGACAAAGCAGTTCCCTATCGTTTTCGTTCCCAGGGAACTTTAGGAAGAGGACGTTATGCTGTACCTGCTGGTAGCGTTTACCTCCTCAAAGAACCCATTAATCAACCGTGGTGGAAATGGGATGAAAAATGGTTTCCTAACGAAGGTTACAGTCTCAAAAAAGTAGGCTGTGGTTTGTGTTTACCAGTAGAAATTCAGGGAATTAACTAA
- the cmr4 gene encoding type III-B CRISPR module RAMP protein Cmr4, which translates to MYTKQYGIIETLAPVHVGATAGEESGNLNLIFRDQFTQTGIIPGSSIRGRLRAETRILEGEERANHWYGNGADDDKNNESIVKFEYASIIWIPVFCPGQPIVWVTSPRLLKRYQRIAGDTVEIKKNGQNKLLREISVPTPYTGSTIIKTKQAAGGKRTIFFNLGFLEINNTEDLSAWFPELEQKSAVVVDDGDIGMIHDMALYRQSRVRLQSEQKVVDKGGFFNTEALPEGTILVFPIAIRNNIQGEQKWQAFGTSNTGDIYLGGLESIGFGHCQLTVKGA; encoded by the coding sequence ATGTACACCAAACAATATGGCATTATAGAAACACTAGCACCCGTTCATGTTGGTGCAACTGCAGGAGAAGAAAGTGGTAATTTGAACCTCATATTCCGTGACCAGTTCACCCAAACGGGGATTATTCCCGGTAGTTCCATTCGTGGAAGATTGCGGGCTGAAACTCGCATTTTAGAAGGAGAAGAAAGGGCAAATCACTGGTATGGTAACGGAGCAGATGACGATAAAAATAACGAATCTATTGTCAAATTTGAATATGCTTCTATTATTTGGATTCCCGTTTTTTGTCCAGGTCAACCCATAGTTTGGGTTACTTCTCCTCGCTTATTAAAACGTTACCAACGTATAGCTGGTGACACGGTAGAAATAAAAAAGAATGGTCAAAATAAACTTCTTCGGGAAATATCAGTTCCCACACCTTATACAGGTTCTACCATAATTAAGACAAAACAAGCTGCAGGAGGTAAAAGAACTATATTTTTTAACCTAGGATTCTTAGAAATTAACAACACTGAAGATCTATCAGCGTGGTTCCCTGAACTTGAACAAAAATCAGCAGTAGTGGTAGATGATGGGGATATTGGAATGATCCATGATATGGCATTATATCGCCAAAGTCGGGTGCGTTTGCAATCGGAACAAAAAGTAGTAGATAAGGGTGGATTTTTCAATACTGAAGCCTTACCTGAAGGCACAATTCTAGTATTTCCCATAGCTATTAGAAACAATATCCAGGGTGAACAAAAATGGCAGGCATTTGGCACTAGTAACACGGGAGATATTTATTTGGGTGGATTAGAGTCCATTGGTTTTGGTCATTGTCAATTAACAGTTAAAGGAGCGTAA
- a CDS encoding ABC transporter ATP-binding protein, with protein sequence MDVSNLKYTLVGSGEPLQEEVLSEKLRPWHSFQCASDAPNLPNTPFRFVCYFVNQFRWWYVAMVILEILNATCGIMLPYGIGEILRSVTVTNSNNAQIFEVIKQPLTLFILLSIGEVVFSRASGFLQTFVPLIHRQHIVRSLYAYLQYHSYRYLSSSFAGALAHRISETSIGVTQIISVLITEFMPIIIVCIVSTILLYRAYPPLAALVGTWAVFFMVISFWLANRCQIYSRNAAVAKGNTNGLIVDAVTNISSTRLFANFDFERKYLDDQLKHELEEVKKSNWYGERIRWFQYISAAILKITTLYYSIYLWSKGLITGADFVVATSLSLLIISDSRKLSRRLIEFFDFIGNVASGVHIIVQPHELIDKENALTHQFSQGRIEFHQVNFSYSQEKKVFENLSVAIEPGQRVGLVGFSGSGKSSFVNLILRLFDPQSGKILIDGVDVREMAQDALHSQISLIPQDTSLFHRTLIENIRYGRLDAQDEDVKIAAIKAYADDFIAQMKNGYNSLVGERGVKLSGGQRQRIAIARVILKDAPILILDEATSSLDSITEKAIQETLDLAMNNKTVIVVTHRLSTISHLDRILVFDRGTIVEDGSHDDLLALGGTYHKLWKMQANGFLPSELEVG encoded by the coding sequence ATGGATGTATCTAATTTAAAATATACTTTGGTGGGAAGCGGTGAACCGTTACAGGAAGAAGTACTTTCTGAAAAACTAAGACCTTGGCACTCTTTTCAGTGTGCATCAGATGCACCAAATTTGCCCAATACACCATTCAGATTTGTTTGTTATTTTGTCAACCAGTTTCGCTGGTGGTATGTAGCAATGGTAATCTTGGAGATATTAAATGCTACCTGTGGAATTATGTTGCCCTATGGTATAGGGGAAATTCTTCGTAGTGTCACAGTAACTAATTCAAATAATGCGCAAATCTTTGAAGTTATTAAACAACCATTAACTTTATTTATTCTGCTCAGTATTGGTGAAGTAGTTTTTAGTCGTGCATCAGGTTTTTTGCAAACTTTTGTGCCTCTCATTCATCGCCAGCATATTGTCCGATCTTTGTACGCTTATTTACAATATCATTCCTATCGTTATTTAAGTAGTAGTTTTGCAGGAGCATTAGCACATCGTATTAGTGAAACCTCCATAGGTGTTACTCAAATAATCAGCGTGCTGATTACCGAATTTATGCCTATAATAATTGTGTGCATTGTATCCACAATTTTGCTTTATCGTGCCTATCCTCCCCTAGCAGCATTAGTTGGTACATGGGCAGTTTTTTTTATGGTCATTTCCTTTTGGTTAGCCAACCGTTGTCAAATTTACTCCCGCAACGCAGCAGTAGCTAAAGGTAACACTAATGGGTTGATTGTTGATGCTGTAACAAATATTAGTAGCACCAGGTTATTTGCCAATTTTGACTTTGAAAGGAAGTATTTAGATGATCAGCTAAAACATGAACTAGAGGAAGTAAAAAAGTCTAATTGGTACGGAGAAAGAATTCGTTGGTTTCAATATATTTCTGCTGCAATTCTTAAAATTACTACCTTGTATTATTCTATATATTTGTGGAGTAAGGGATTAATCACAGGAGCTGATTTTGTTGTAGCAACCAGTTTGTCATTGTTAATCATCAGTGACTCGAGAAAATTAAGTCGCAGGCTCATTGAATTTTTTGACTTTATTGGTAATGTAGCCAGTGGAGTTCATATAATAGTTCAACCTCATGAATTAATTGATAAAGAGAATGCACTTACCCATCAATTTTCCCAAGGACGGATTGAGTTTCACCAGGTAAACTTTAGTTATTCTCAAGAAAAAAAAGTTTTTGAAAATCTTTCTGTGGCAATCGAACCAGGACAACGTGTGGGACTGGTGGGATTCTCTGGTTCTGGTAAATCCAGTTTTGTCAATTTAATTTTGCGATTATTTGACCCCCAATCGGGAAAAATTCTTATTGATGGGGTAGATGTGCGAGAAATGGCTCAGGATGCTCTCCATTCCCAGATTAGCTTAATTCCTCAAGACACTTCCCTATTCCATAGAACTTTAATAGAAAATATCCGTTATGGTCGCTTAGACGCCCAAGATGAAGATGTGAAAATAGCGGCAATTAAGGCCTATGCTGATGATTTTATCGCCCAAATGAAAAATGGTTATAATTCTTTGGTAGGTGAACGAGGAGTGAAATTATCTGGAGGGCAAAGACAGAGGATTGCTATTGCTAGAGTTATTTTAAAGGATGCACCAATTTTGATTCTAGATGAGGCAACTTCCAGTTTAGATTCTATTACTGAAAAGGCAATTCAAGAAACACTAGATTTGGCAATGAATAATAAGACGGTGATTGTGGTCACCCATCGTTTGTCTACTATTTCCCATCTGGATCGTATTTTGGTATTCGACAGAGGAACTATTGTTGAAGATGGGTCTCATGATGATTTACTGGCATTGGGTGGAACCTATCACAAATTATGGAAAATGCAAGCTAATGGATTTTTACCCTCTGAGTTAGAGGTAGGCTAG
- the phnE gene encoding phosphonate ABC transporter, permease protein PhnE: MTKTPKHPLFNHYSQLGFWLRNIIILLVVVGVYVWALQGLKVDFELVKNSWPYVTDFIVRLFPPDWKVLDIAVRALIETVQMSLWGTSIGALLSLPIAVASANNIAPLWLQWLANLLQNAVRSVPSIILGLIFVAATGLGSPAGTLALAIYTIGYLGKFYQQAIEAVDSRSLESLRVIGASKLQMVQYGILPQVLPLGLGYTLWMFEYNIRAASVLGVVGAGGIGFQLKSYIDGFEYNKATTMMLVLLVVVTVIDIFSSKLRRYLDSM, encoded by the coding sequence ATGACAAAAACACCTAAACACCCTCTATTTAATCACTATTCTCAGCTTGGTTTTTGGTTAAGGAATATAATTATCCTCTTAGTGGTTGTGGGGGTGTATGTTTGGGCATTGCAGGGTTTAAAAGTTGATTTTGAGTTGGTCAAGAACAGTTGGCCCTACGTCACAGATTTTATTGTCAGGTTATTTCCCCCCGATTGGAAAGTTCTGGATATAGCTGTTAGGGCCCTAATAGAAACTGTACAAATGTCTTTGTGGGGTACTTCTATTGGTGCGCTGCTCTCCTTACCAATTGCAGTAGCTAGTGCTAATAATATTGCACCCTTGTGGTTGCAATGGTTAGCCAATCTCCTGCAAAATGCTGTTCGTTCTGTTCCTTCGATTATTTTAGGTTTAATCTTTGTTGCTGCTACGGGTTTGGGATCACCTGCTGGAACCTTAGCACTAGCTATCTACACTATTGGCTATCTTGGGAAATTTTATCAACAAGCTATTGAAGCTGTGGATTCCCGTTCGTTGGAATCTTTACGGGTAATTGGCGCATCAAAGTTACAAATGGTTCAGTATGGCATATTACCTCAAGTGTTACCTTTGGGACTGGGTTATACTCTGTGGATGTTTGAGTATAATATTCGTGCTGCTTCTGTGCTAGGTGTGGTGGGTGCAGGTGGAATTGGGTTTCAGTTAAAGAGTTATATAGACGGTTTTGAGTATAATAAGGCGACTACTATGATGTTAGTATTGTTAGTTGTGGTGACAGTAATTGATATTTTTAGTAGCAAGTTACGTCGTTATCTGGATTCTATGTGA